The Elephas maximus indicus isolate mEleMax1 chromosome 11, mEleMax1 primary haplotype, whole genome shotgun sequence genome contains the following window.
AGCAGCGACTGCGGAAACTGTCCActagagggaggaggagggcgtGAGGCTCCCCGCACCCGCCAGGCCTGTCAGGCCTGCCCGCCCAGGGCTCCAGCCCAGTTACCGGAGGAACTGCGGTTTCGGGAGCGGTTAGCCGCGTCCCCTCGGCCCGTCACGGCGGCGGGGGGCCGGGCCTGGCGAGACCATGAGATTGTCAGACCGTCCCCGCTGCCTCCGCTGCCCAATCGGTTCCGCTGTTGCTGCCTGGGGAGCGGAAAAGGAGACTCCGCCTGTGCGCTCTGCTAATTCGGGGAAAGACCCCTGGGGTCACAGCCATGACCGGAGTCCCAGGGGAAGTCTGTAACCCACCTGAGGTCTCTAGGCCCGAAGAGCATGCGGGAACACAGGCAAGGTGGGGGGGGTTGGGAGGGACAACTGAGCAAGGCAGGTGGAGGCTGAGGAAAGGTGAGGAGGTGGGTTAAAAAAGGGTGGAGGGGCAATGAGGAGCAGGTGACGGCGAGGGAGTAGGATAAACAAGGGGCGGTGACAGGTGGGGAGGTCGCCAGTGAGGGAGCCAGGTAAAGAGGCAGGGATCCGGAGGCCCTGGGAAGGGGCCCTAATGACCACTAACTTCATCTTgagctctctctgcttcttttcctTGGCTTTCACAAAGGCCGTGGGGTCGAAACGGGTCGCGCGACCACCTAAGACAGAGAAGGCTGAAGTCACAGGATCGCGGCTCCACAGCTCCAGCGGGTCCAGCCTCTCCTCCGGCAGGGCAGGGTAGCACAGACCTGTGGGCGAGGGAGAGGGGCGGGCGGGGCGGCCGCGACCCCGGCCCCCGCGGCCGCTCTCCCGCGATGAGGAGCGGGCGGCGCCGCGGCCACGTGAGGTGGAGCGCTCCCGGGACGACGAGGCGCGGTCCTCCCTGGCCGCGGGCGGCACCACCGGCGGAGTCCGCCTCCTAGGGGCACAGGACCCACCGTCACATTCCCGCCGGCCTGGGCAACCCTTGCCCTAAGCCTCGTCTCCAACGGCACCTTCTCCGGAACCCTCCAGGCCATCTTCTACCTGTTACTGCTAGACGCTCACGCCCTCGCCCGTGACCATCCCAGGTGCCCTTCCCCAGGCCCCTCCCGCAGACCCCCAGAAACCCTTCCCAATTTTCCGCCACCCACCTCAATAAATGCCAGCGGCAATCACCCTGATGCCCACCTGCTTGGACGCGCACTTTAGCAAGACTACATTCTCGGGCCACGCCTCTTTCAAGTCCCTTCTCCAGGCCCCGCCTCCCCAAGCTCTGCCCATCTTTCCACAGGCCCCGCCCACTGCCCCAACCCTTCAGAGTCCTTCCCTGAACCCCATCAGGGAATTAGGCACCGTTCACCCTTGCAGCACCCCCAGCTTCAGACTTCACCCTCCCTCTCTAGCCTACCTGagcccaggccccgccccgccccgccccctcaGACTCTGCCCACCCTCCTAAGCCCACGCACAGGTTCCAGAACACCTCCCAGGCTTCGCCCAACCGCAGGCCCCGCCCACTTGGTCCAAGGCCTACCTGCAGGTCGGAGCCCCcaggccccgcccacccggccccAAGCCCACCTGCGGGTCTGGAGCGCTCCGAGGCCCGCCTACTCGGCCGCGCCCTCACCCTCTCCTGTACACGGCCAGCTCGCTGTTCAGCGCTCTCAGCCGAGCGCGCAGGCTCCGCTCCGACGCCCTCACCTCCTCGAGCTGCCAGGAGGGGAAAGGGGCGCAGAAGTCCAAATGAGGCCGGGTCTGGGCCGCGCAGGCCACCCCCACGGCTGCCCCGCCCCTCACCTCCTTGGCTAGGCGGCGACAGTCCTGGCTCCGGCGGCCCGCGGAGGGCCCGAGGCCGCGCTCCTGCCGCAGCTCCAGCTCCAGGCCGCGCACGAGCCCGCGCAGCGCCTCGGCCTCCTGGCGCGCCGCCCGTCCGGCCAGCGCCTCCTCGCGCGAGCGACCCAGCTGCACCTCCAGCTCGCGCTTCTCGGAGGACAGGCGCGACACCCTGGGGAAGGGGAAGAAGTGAGATGGGGAGGAGGACAGGTACGACCTCATCACCCTTGCATTCCACCACCTCCACTCCCGGCCACCCCCACGGATTGGGGCCAAGTCCCATCATTCTCCTCAAAGCTTTCACAGGGGTAGGCACGACCCATCATTTtctctcctccacctcccccacaaAGGGGGCACATGGCCCCATCACCTCCCCAGGCGTCGCAAGGGGAGAAGACCATCCCGCCACACACCCATCTCCCCcatggggcagggcagggggcaCGGTCGTCTGGGTTCTAATTCCAAAATACTTGATCAGTCTACACTGGTGAGCCCAGCCCTGAAGTCCTGGCCCGGGCCTCCCCCTGGTCTCCCACCCTTGTCTCATCTTCTCCCATTCCAGAGGACTCTCTAAAATCCAAATCTGACTAGGTCATTTCATTGCTCCAAACCTTTCCTGAACAAAATGACATACGCGCGAAGCTcttctttgcagcactgtttgtaacAGCAAAAGACTGGCAGTAACCACAACGTGCACCACTCAAGAACTGGCTGAATCTCATACAGCCACTCAGTGGCAGACcacacaactaaaaaggaaggagaaagtcGCTGTGTCCTGTCACCTAGTGACTGCCATGATATATTAAGCTTATACTTAATACTGCAGAAGAGTATATTTACTACGTccctttttatttgaaaaaaaaaggggggggaattATAAgttagatatgttgttgttaggtgccgtgcagttggttccgcctcatagtgaccctatgcacaacagaacaaaacactgcctggtcctgtgccatcctcacagtcatcgctatgcttgagcccattattgcagctactgtgtcaatccatctcgttgagggtcttcctctttttcgatgatcttctactttaccaagcaaattAGATATATGttcattttcaaaaaatatataatggATAAATcaaaaacttaataaaaatgGGTGACCCACAGGTGAAGGAAAAGAGATGGAAACTAGACTTTTCCAAATGTACtctttttagttttgattttggaactatgaaaatatttaatataaataaaaaacaaaattaaattttaacaaaAGCAATTCCTAAAAATTTTCAAGGAACTGGCTCAAAGAGACCTACCTGGATATCGCAGTTGGTGGCATAATGGAGAAGAATTATGTCAAGAGACTAAAACATATTATTTTAGCAATTGGGATATACCCTAAGGACAAAGAAATCTTAAACTTCATTTAATACTCTTGTTATTAGTACTTATATTAGTATTGCTGGGATAAAGCAAATAAGTGATTATATTACTATCTCAAGAAAGTAAAGCTTTTCAGCAtgagaaaaaaagactaaaaagaagCTAAGAGACACATCAACAAATCGAAATGTGTGGCCACGTCTGGATATTAAgtcaaaacaattaaaaaagacaCCTGTGAGATAATCAGAGCTGTGTAAACACATACACACTGGGTATCAGGTGATGTTATGGGGCTTTGGGTAATCTACAGTATGTAATGATGGTACtgaggttttttgggttttttcttttttaaatatccttatatattaaggagccctggtggcatagcagttaagagcttggctactaacctaaaggtcggcagtttgaatccaccagcagctccttggaaaccctacggggcagttctactctatgagtcagaatcaactcgaagcgACAGGTTTTATGTTACAGATATACACTGAAGTGTTTGCTGATGAGATAGAAATGACTGTCTACAGACAGGGGAGGGGAGTAGATAAACAACATGGACAAAATGTTGACAACCATTAAAGTTGGGGCAGGGACATCTGCTTTACACTATTACtgcggtgcaatgaattacttaatgtggcccttctagccacagtctttgtGAATCaaacacaatgattgggtggggctgtgcaaataaggtaactgtggcccaccaaggggactggtcggttttgccatcctgctgagcTTGAAggggagccaattccagagcagagggaagatcccaccaccactaaaaaaggagagccaagagcagagtgtgtcctttggacccaggatccctgggctgagaagctcctagaaccaggagaccaagagagatagagagagagggagagctgtaacactgaagacggcgagaagcagtggcagagaaatggtgtcaGGAGGCGcagtgggctttccagcccacagagggagaaagctgagtgccttcaggccgaggcttactggtggagtggggtgcctctgggcacttatcagttaCAGAGCTAaaacagctttgtaacacttgcctgggcagggcagaggccaaggggc
Protein-coding sequences here:
- the CCDC61 gene encoding centrosomal protein CCDC61 isoform X8 produces the protein MGGRQGPLAPRSAQLNSKRYLILIYSVEFDRIHYPLPLPYQGKPDPVVLQGIIRSLKEELGRLRGLGGQEARDTREAEIWHLREQVSRLSSEKRELEVQLGRSREEALAGRAARQEAEALRGLVRGLELELRQERGLGPSAGRRSQDCRRLAKELEEVRASERSLRARLRALNSELAVYRRGRRTPPVVPPAAREDRASSSRERSTSRGRGAARSSSRESGRGGRGRGRPARPSPSPTGLCYPALPEERLDPLELWSRDPVTSAFSVLGGRATRFDPTAFVKAKEKKQRELKMKQQQRNRLGSGGSGDGLTISWSRQARPPAAVTGRGDAANRSRNRSSSVDSFRSRCSSASSCSEFEDFSESLSRGVRRRRKPTSPTTWNRSQTQQQKSTPLERGHHRRLGNSGGWVPIKGEPGTLLLASPVSPGARWDGPEGSVSGPSEPPTCMPAPTDYSSDHQAADMAEIDARLKALQEYMNRLDTRS
- the CCDC61 gene encoding centrosomal protein CCDC61 isoform X7; protein product: MDQPASLQVDCIFRGVEHAVRVVVSGQVLELEVEDRMTADQWRGEFDASFIEDLTHKTGNFKQFNIFCNMLQSALTQSSESVTLDLLTYTDLESLRNRKMGGRQGPLAPRSAQLNSKRYLILIYSVEFDRVSRLSSEKRELEVQLGRSREEALAGRAARQEAEALRGLVRGLELELRQERGLGPSAGRRSQDCRRLAKELEEVRASERSLRARLRALNSELAVYRRGRRTPPVVPPAAREDRASSSRERSTSRGRGAARSSSRESGRGGRGRGRPARPSPSPTGLCYPALPEERLDPLELWSRDPVTSAFSVLGGRATRFDPTAFVKAKEKKQRELKMKQQQRNRLGSGGSGDGLTISWSRQARPPAAVTGRGDAANRSRNRSSSVDSFRSRCSSASSCSEFEDFSESLSRGVRRRRKPTSPTTWNRSQTQQQKSTPLERGHHRRLGNSGGWVPIKGEPGTLLLASPVSPGARWDGPEGSVSGPSEPPTCMPAPTDYSSDHQAADMAEIDARLKALQEYMNRLDTRS
- the CCDC61 gene encoding centrosomal protein CCDC61 isoform X9; this translates as MDQPASLQVDCIFRGVEHAVRVVVSGQVLELEVEDRMTADQWRGEFDASFIEDLTHKTGNFKQFNIFCNMLQSALTQSSESVTLDLLTYTDLESLRNRKMGGRQGPLAPRSAQLNSKRYLILIYSVEFDRIHYPLPLPYQGKPDPVVLQGIIRSLKEELGRLRGLGGQEARDTREAEIWHLREQVSRLSSEKRELEVQLGRSREEALAGRAARQEAEALRGLVRGLELELRQERGLGPSAGRRSQDCRRLAKELEEVRASERSLRARLRALNSELAVYRRGRRTPPVVPPAAREDRASSSRERSTSRGRGAARSSSRESGRGGRGRGRPARPSPSPTGLCYPALPEERLDPLELWSRDPVTSAFSVLGGRATRFDPTAFVKAKEKKQRELKMKAHRRSLLFRSPGSNSGTDWAAEAAGTV